One genomic segment of Theobroma cacao cultivar B97-61/B2 chromosome 6, Criollo_cocoa_genome_V2, whole genome shotgun sequence includes these proteins:
- the LOC18596342 gene encoding serine/threonine-protein kinase BLUS1 isoform X1 — translation MEKKKYPIGPEYYTLHEEVGQGVSASVHRAVCIPFNEIVAIKILDFERDNCDLNNISREAQTMILVDHPNVLKSHCSFVSDHNLWVVMPYMAGGSCLHILKAAYPDGFEEVVIATVLREVLKGLEYLHHHGHIHRDVKAGNILIDSRGAIKLGDFGVSACIFDSGDRQRMRNTFVGTPCWMAPEVMEQLHGYDFKADIWSFGITALELAHGHAPFSKYPPMKVLLMTLQNAPPGLDYERDRKFSKSFKQMIASCLVKDPLKRPSAKKLLKHSFFKQARSNDYIARTLLDGLPALGDRIQALKRKEEDMLAQKKMPDGEKEELSQNEYKRGISGWNFNLEDMKAQASLIQDEDLVSDTNQGGSSSSLSTLDGQDKQSECQTSSQPLDKEDNDPVQNQPTPVAAVEPTINIAKVRFERSDDDSSVASPSHEHHAISPHHEDHVESNLGEKSVLEINGKSSDNMSKPFYQRTTSFSGSTSIPETIVPPIKGESDKQNQPQNIFVGNGAAVPAGGEDSISDLHSKASKSSAVNSDDLDEKAKPPVVQQRGRFKVTSENVDLEKVAPAPILQKSHSMQVGTLEVLTPHPVVSLAPPPSDAASSTLAAHHLFPLLQSVLQTNILQRENILNLIKHISAVDSTVNRAFEGVCTPANVAVTEKSLLEAAHDRERELLHEITELQWRLICAQEELQKYKTENAQV, via the exons atggagaagaagaagtacCCAATTGGGCCGGAGTATTATACATTGCATGAGGAGGTGGGACAGGGTGTTAGTGCTTCCGTGCACCGTGCTGTCTGTATACCCTTCAATGAGATTGTTGCAATCaaaattcttgattttgaACGTGATAACTGTGATCTG AATAACATCTCTCGTGAGGCACAAACAATGATATTGGTTGACCATCCAAATGTTCTTAAATCACATTGCTCCTTTGTCAGTGATCATAATCTATGGGTTGTCATGCCATACATGGCTGGGGGATCTTGTCTTCATATACTGAAGGCTGCCTACCCGGATGGTTTTGAGGAGGTAGTTATAGCAACAGTACTCCGTGAAGTGTTGAAAGGTTTAGAGTATCTTCATCATCATGGGCACATACATCGGGATGTTAAA GCTGGGAATATTCTCATTGATTCACGTGGTGCAATCAAGCTGGGAGACTTTGGTGTTTCGGCTTGCATTTTTGATTCAGGTGATAGGCAACGCATGAGGAATACATTTGTGGGGACACCTTGCTG GATGGCACCTGAGGTTATGGAGCAGCTGCATGGTTATGACTTCAA GGCTGATATCTGGTCTTTTGGTATAACTGCACTGGAGCTTGCTCATGGGCATGCTCCATTTTCGAAATATCCTCCAATGAAG GTATTGCTTATGACCTTGCAAAATGCACCTCCAGGCCTAGATTATGAAAGAGATAGGAAGTTTTCTAAG TCTTTCAAGCAAATGATTGCTAGCTGCTTGGTGAAAGATCCTTTAAAAAGACCTTCAGCAAAGAAGTTACTTAAACATTCTTTTTTTAAGCAAGCAAGGTCAAATGATTATATAGCACGGACACTTCTAGATGGATTGCCGGCTCTTGGTGACCGAATCCAGGCATTGAAG agaaaggaagaagataTGCTTGCACAAAAGAAAATGCCAGATGGTGAAAAGGAAGAACTATCACAG AATGAATATAAACGTGGGATCAGTGGATGGAATTTCAATCTTGAAGATATGAAAGCTCAGGCTTCCCTG ATTCAGGATGAGGATCTCGTATCTGACACTAACCAAGGAGGGAGCTCAAGTTCTTTGTCTACCCTCGATGGACAAGATAAGCAATCAGAATGTCAAACCTCTTCCCAACCTTTAGACAAG GAAGATAATGATCCGGTCCAGAATCAACCAACTCCTGTTGCTGCTGTTGAACCAACAATAAATATTGCCAA GGTTAGATTTGAAAGATCTGATGATGACTCAAGTGTTGCTAGTCCCTCTCATGAACATCATGCGATTTCACCTCATCATGAAGATCATGTAGAAAGTAATCTGGGTGAAAAGTCTGTTTTGGAGATCAATGGAAAATCTTCTGATAATAtgagcaagcctttttatcaAAGGACAACATCATTTTCAGGAAGCACCAGTATTCCAGAAACTATTGTTCCTCCAATTAAAGGAGAAAG TGATAAGCAAAACCAGCCCCAGAACATTTTTGTTGGCAATGGAGCAGCAGTGCCTGCAGGAGGGGAGGATAGTATTTCAGACCTTCATTCTAAAGCATCTAAATCATCAG CGGTGAATAGTGATGATCTTGATGAGAAAGCAAAGCCTCCTGTTGTTCAGCAAAGGGGACGTTTCAAAGTTACATCTGAGAatgttgatttggaaaag GTTGCGCCAGCTCCTATACTACAAAAGAGTCACAGCATGCAGGTTGGTACTTTGGAG GTGCTCACCCCACATCCTGTAGTTTCACTAGCACCACCACCATCTGATGCTGCATCCTCAACTCTTGCTGCCCATCATCTTTTCCCGCTGTTGCAGTCCGTTTTGCAGACAAATATTCTCCAAAGG GAGAATATTCTCAATCTGATTAAGCACATCTCTGCCGTTGACTCTACAG TTAACCGTGCATTTGAGGGAGTATGCACACCTGCTAATGTGGCTGTCACAGAGAAATCTTTG TTGGAAGCAGCTCATGATAGGGAGAGGGAGTTACTTCATGAAATTACTGAGTTACAGTGGAG GCTCATTTGTGCCCAAGAAGAACTGCAAAAGTATAAAACAGAGAATGCTCAG GTGTAA
- the LOC18596342 gene encoding serine/threonine-protein kinase BLUS1 isoform X2 has translation MEKKKYPIGPEYYTLHEEVGQGVSASVHRAVCIPFNEIVAIKILDFERDNCDLNNISREAQTMILVDHPNVLKSHCSFVSDHNLWVVMPYMAGGSCLHILKAAYPDGFEEVVIATVLREVLKGLEYLHHHGHIHRDVKAGNILIDSRGAIKLGDFGVSACIFDSGDRQRMRNTFVGTPCWMAPEVMEQLHGYDFKADIWSFGITALELAHGHAPFSKYPPMKVLLMTLQNAPPGLDYERDRKFSKSFKQMIASCLVKDPLKRPSAKKLLKHSFFKQARSNDYIARTLLDGLPALGDRIQALKRKEEDMLAQKKMPDGEKEELSQNEYKRGISGWNFNLEDMKAQASLIQDEDLVSDTNQGGSSSSLSTLDGQDKQSECQTSSQPLDKEDNDPVQNQPTPVAAVEPTINIAKVRFERSDDDSSVASPSHEHHAISPHHEDHVESNLGEKSVLEINGKSSDNMSKPFYQRTTSFSGSTSIPETIVPPIKGESDKQNQPQNIFVGNGAAVPAGGEDSISDLHSKASKSSAVNSDDLDEKAKPPVVQQRGRFKVTSENVDLEKVAPAPILQKSHSMQVLTPHPVVSLAPPPSDAASSTLAAHHLFPLLQSVLQTNILQRENILNLIKHISAVDSTVNRAFEGVCTPANVAVTEKSLLEAAHDRERELLHEITELQWRLICAQEELQKYKTENAQV, from the exons atggagaagaagaagtacCCAATTGGGCCGGAGTATTATACATTGCATGAGGAGGTGGGACAGGGTGTTAGTGCTTCCGTGCACCGTGCTGTCTGTATACCCTTCAATGAGATTGTTGCAATCaaaattcttgattttgaACGTGATAACTGTGATCTG AATAACATCTCTCGTGAGGCACAAACAATGATATTGGTTGACCATCCAAATGTTCTTAAATCACATTGCTCCTTTGTCAGTGATCATAATCTATGGGTTGTCATGCCATACATGGCTGGGGGATCTTGTCTTCATATACTGAAGGCTGCCTACCCGGATGGTTTTGAGGAGGTAGTTATAGCAACAGTACTCCGTGAAGTGTTGAAAGGTTTAGAGTATCTTCATCATCATGGGCACATACATCGGGATGTTAAA GCTGGGAATATTCTCATTGATTCACGTGGTGCAATCAAGCTGGGAGACTTTGGTGTTTCGGCTTGCATTTTTGATTCAGGTGATAGGCAACGCATGAGGAATACATTTGTGGGGACACCTTGCTG GATGGCACCTGAGGTTATGGAGCAGCTGCATGGTTATGACTTCAA GGCTGATATCTGGTCTTTTGGTATAACTGCACTGGAGCTTGCTCATGGGCATGCTCCATTTTCGAAATATCCTCCAATGAAG GTATTGCTTATGACCTTGCAAAATGCACCTCCAGGCCTAGATTATGAAAGAGATAGGAAGTTTTCTAAG TCTTTCAAGCAAATGATTGCTAGCTGCTTGGTGAAAGATCCTTTAAAAAGACCTTCAGCAAAGAAGTTACTTAAACATTCTTTTTTTAAGCAAGCAAGGTCAAATGATTATATAGCACGGACACTTCTAGATGGATTGCCGGCTCTTGGTGACCGAATCCAGGCATTGAAG agaaaggaagaagataTGCTTGCACAAAAGAAAATGCCAGATGGTGAAAAGGAAGAACTATCACAG AATGAATATAAACGTGGGATCAGTGGATGGAATTTCAATCTTGAAGATATGAAAGCTCAGGCTTCCCTG ATTCAGGATGAGGATCTCGTATCTGACACTAACCAAGGAGGGAGCTCAAGTTCTTTGTCTACCCTCGATGGACAAGATAAGCAATCAGAATGTCAAACCTCTTCCCAACCTTTAGACAAG GAAGATAATGATCCGGTCCAGAATCAACCAACTCCTGTTGCTGCTGTTGAACCAACAATAAATATTGCCAA GGTTAGATTTGAAAGATCTGATGATGACTCAAGTGTTGCTAGTCCCTCTCATGAACATCATGCGATTTCACCTCATCATGAAGATCATGTAGAAAGTAATCTGGGTGAAAAGTCTGTTTTGGAGATCAATGGAAAATCTTCTGATAATAtgagcaagcctttttatcaAAGGACAACATCATTTTCAGGAAGCACCAGTATTCCAGAAACTATTGTTCCTCCAATTAAAGGAGAAAG TGATAAGCAAAACCAGCCCCAGAACATTTTTGTTGGCAATGGAGCAGCAGTGCCTGCAGGAGGGGAGGATAGTATTTCAGACCTTCATTCTAAAGCATCTAAATCATCAG CGGTGAATAGTGATGATCTTGATGAGAAAGCAAAGCCTCCTGTTGTTCAGCAAAGGGGACGTTTCAAAGTTACATCTGAGAatgttgatttggaaaag GTTGCGCCAGCTCCTATACTACAAAAGAGTCACAGCATGCAG GTGCTCACCCCACATCCTGTAGTTTCACTAGCACCACCACCATCTGATGCTGCATCCTCAACTCTTGCTGCCCATCATCTTTTCCCGCTGTTGCAGTCCGTTTTGCAGACAAATATTCTCCAAAGG GAGAATATTCTCAATCTGATTAAGCACATCTCTGCCGTTGACTCTACAG TTAACCGTGCATTTGAGGGAGTATGCACACCTGCTAATGTGGCTGTCACAGAGAAATCTTTG TTGGAAGCAGCTCATGATAGGGAGAGGGAGTTACTTCATGAAATTACTGAGTTACAGTGGAG GCTCATTTGTGCCCAAGAAGAACTGCAAAAGTATAAAACAGAGAATGCTCAG GTGTAA